The following are encoded together in the Phaseolus vulgaris cultivar G19833 chromosome 9, P. vulgaris v2.0, whole genome shotgun sequence genome:
- the LOC137820496 gene encoding ubiquitin-fold modifier-conjugating enzyme 1 → MEGWDPNTKSTLTQIPLLATKAGPRDGAAWTQRLKEEYKSLIAYTQMNKSNDNDWFRISAANPEGTRWTGKCWYVYNLLKYEFDLQFDIPVTYPSTAPELELPQLDGKTQKMYRGGKICLTVHFKPLWAKNCPRFGIAHALCLGLAPWLAAEVPILVDSGMVKHKDDATTSTES, encoded by the exons atggAAGGTTGGGACCCGAACACGAAGTCGACTCTGACACAGATCCCCTTGCTAGCGACAAAGGCGGGTCCTCGTGACGGCGCGGCATGGACGCAGAGGTTGAAGGAGGAGTACAAGTCTCTCATAGCCTACACGCAGATGAACAAGTCCAACGACAACGATTGGTTCCGCATCTCCGCCGCCAATCCCGAAGGCACTCGTTGGACCGGTAAATGCTGGTACGTCTACAACCTCCTCAAGTACGAATTCGACCTCCAATTCGATATCCCCGTCACTTACCCTTCCACCGCCCCCGAACTCGAACTCCCTCAATTGGATGGAAAAACCCAAAAG atgTACAGGGGTGGAAAGATTTGCTTGACTGTGCACTTCAAGCCACTCTGGGCCAAAAATTG CCCCAGATTTGGTATTGCTCATGCACTTTGCTTAGGTCTTGCACCGTGGCTTGCAGCTGAGGTTCCCATTCTTGTGGATTCTGGTATGGTTAAGCACAAAGATGACGCAACCACATCAACTGAATCTTAG